The genomic DNA CGATTTCGGGAAAGATGAGCCAAGAGAGGGGGATACAGTTCAGGGAGAAGTGTCGAATACTGTTTCAAGTCGCCTGCGCCTTGGATTATCTGTCGTCATCTCGGCTCGTTCATCGCGATATTGCCGCTCGAAACTGTTTAGTTGGTCCTGATAGGATTATCAAATTGGCGGATTTTGGCTTAGCGCGGGGTTTATACGGTCAGGAGTACTATCGAATGCGCAGCGGCGTTTTGCCGCTGCGCTGGATGGCGCCTGAAGCCGTTTTCGATGGCAAGCACAGcgtcgagagcgacgtcTGGGCGTTTGGGGTTCTCATCTGGGAGGTCTTTACGATGGGACAGTTGCCGTACTACGGCTGGTCGAACGAAGAGGTTTTGGAGAAGTTGAAAGAGGGCTGGCACTTGGCGTTGCCGGACGACTGTCCCGAAATGGTGTGCGAGCTCATGGAGTGGTGCTGGGAAACGGTTCCCGCTGATCGCGTCAAGGCGAATCTTCTTGTTCGAATGTTGGATCGCCTGACGAGAAGGGGATCGATGTTTGCTAATGCTCCTCTCACGGCGCTCGACGATAATTTGCTGCAATTGCTCAAGGACCGACCTCGACAGCGGCACACGAACGTGTATACGGGAGAAAAGGAATTAGTATCAAAGCAGTTCACTTCTGAGGAACGATCGTCTCTTGCAAAAATGTCCAAGGAGACTGATGACACCGACTCGGATGTAGTTGTGGATATACCTGGTGGTGGCAGTGAAACGGTTGCTAGAGTGAATGGTTACAGAGGTGGCAAAAAAGGCGAATTTATAGAGCTTGAAGACAGAACGACAGAGAAAGATTTGGCTAGTCAATTGAATGGGACGACTCTTTCTTCATCGCAGATTGACAGGTATGAGACTGAGGAAACACACATTTAGCTAAAGGAATTTGTACGACTTTTCAGCctcgtttttttcatttttggcTAGTGAGTGCGGTGAATTCTTAAAGTGCGCTAACGTTGTTATAGGTTACAGGAAAGCGTTGTCTTTTCGCGCCATCCCGGACCTGATTAGTCTCTGAACCAATAGGAGGACAGCAAAAAGCGGACGTCACGAGTAACGCCCCGCTTCGACGTGCCGCAGCTTGTTCGCTGTGTTTCTTCCTAGTGGCAATTCGCTTCGGCTCTGCGCCTTCGCAGCGCGACATGGCAACACCCGAACGCTTATCCCCCGTCCGTCGGTGTCTCTTCGAACGCGCTACGCAAAGCGAAACCGACGACTATCTCGACGAAGAACTTCGCCGAATCAGCGAACACAAGAACGCAACGTGGAATTTCGACTTCAAGAAGGATCAGCCTCAACCGGGTGCGTGGCAGTGGGAACGAATAGACGTCGCAACGAACGCCACGACCACCGATATCAAACCGAGCGTTGGCGAGATCGCCGCGCGTCCCGATGATAAGGCGCCCGCGCccgctgtcgtcgccgtaaCCGAGTCACGTCCATCGCCGCGTCGCAGCGATCGCCAGCGCAACGCGCGCGAAggctgcgacggcgacgaaacgacagCGTCTCGCCGCGGAACGCTAGCGCTTTCGACGaccgtcgaacgacgtcgatcgccgcgtcgacgaaaggcgACCGCCGACGCGGccaccgaaacgacgacgaataacGGCGACATACGAGGTGAGGGTGTAATAAAGCTTTAGCGGGGAACGAGAAAATTGTCTGCGTGCGTGTGTTCGTGCCCTTTTTCGTTGGTGGCCCTTCGGCTCCGCAGACGTGAGGACGCTGCGTGCTTTCGCGAATGACACGTCTCGCTTCGACTGGAGGCGCCGAAATtgtcgcgacgatcgattttcCGTGCACGTGTTTTCCTACCGCGTTTTATTCGTCGCACGCGCGCGATCTACATGCGAtctctcgattttttttctttcatcagCTTGTATGCCCGTCGTGAAGCGTCCGCGCACGCGCGCCGACGCTCGCGCCAGTCGGAAGAAAATCCCCGCACCTGTGAGAAAAAGTCCTCGTTTTTCGACGCTGAATAAATAACTAGATAGCGGACTGCAGATACCCCGCTCTTTCGTGTTTTTTCCTTGAAAGGctataaattaatttaggATGCGTGTTTAGTCTCGTGAAGCGTTGTGTATTTTATTTCCAAATTCTCTTGACTTTGCCCGGCTGTTCCCCAATGGggtccttttttcttttttttctagacagTATTTATTCAGACTTTTAGTCACAGATACAATACATTTGTTCGATACGGGCTTCGTGCACGTCACAACACGCACGCTATGAGATGAAGCTCTTGTCTTTAGAGAACTCTCTAGAGACGGAGCCCGCTCGCTTTGACTTTAGAAGGAGTGCAAGCTGAGTATATGCAGTCCTTCATGCAGGATTGAAGTATCTATCCTCATGCTGAGCTCTAGATCCTAGACAAACCCGGAAAAccgctcgttttcttccCCAACTTGAAGAGAATGTTGTGTTGGAGTTTTGGAAGGTAAAAAGATGTAGGCAGATGTAGACACAGTTAGGGCTCACAGCTTGTCGAGCAATTCTCTTCGGTGAAGCACAGAAGCAGCCACATGCTGTCAAGCCAACACACGTACGTTTAGTGGTCAGATTGCACATTTAGGCTGTGTGTATATGATGTCAGAGATGAACCCCCGGAGTCTCTGACttgttttgatttctttcggTCACATTGCCAACGGCCACCGCCAGTCTCGTTATGCCACGGAATCCTTTCGGATTGCTTCTCTATGTAATCAGCGGTGTGCAACAAAGCGAGCAATGGACGAAAACGATCTCAAACGGCACAGCGATACAATCGCGCTCCCAGGCGGCGCGGTAAGTGCAGACGAATTCCTCCCGGACCTCCGGTGAATTAGAGTCTGTGTCGCCTTGTTTGCTCACGACTACGAAGACATCCTTGTGTAGAGATAAGAAAGGGTAACCTTATCATCATAGCTTCCACGTCCGTAGATGCTttcaatctgacgtcacgatagACGCGAGCACGGAAAAAATCATTCGCGAGCAAGGTTTCTTTTGCACAATGAACTAGAACGGCGGTCGGGCAAAACatcgaaaaaatgaaatgaaatgaaTACTACAGCTTTCGCGCAGTCCGCCTCCGTCACAGCAGCACAAGCGCTTGTctgattcgtttttttccccctcccccttcTGCTTCCCCAAGGCGCGCGGCGGGAAGAAACTCTTCACATCAGAACGTCTGCAAAGCGTACGTTGGCGTGTCTGTATCAggtaaattattttctttgttttcgtcTCCGCGGGAGATTCTGCTggtgccgctgccgctgccgctgccgccgctaCTGCTTCCTATTGACGACAACTGTCGACGTAATGCCTCCTCGATTTGATTCCGGCATGCAACAATGAAGTCCTAATACACAGTAACATGCATGCTAAACGACGAAGGAGGACGGAGAGGCCAGATCATCACCTTATCTATGTGAGTCAATTCGTGTATAACATCTACGGGGTCCAGTCTGTCCATCATGGACATTTTcattccgtcgacggcggcgcagACGGCGGCCGCAGCTATTGTCGACGGCGGATGCATGATGAATCGGTATTCTaggggggggagggggggagAGGGGTGgatttgttttttagttttctttcttccgcGTCGCGAGGATCGGCTTACCGAAACATGTCAGCGTCACGAGAGTAGTCGCGTGTTTTCGTATGACGAGCAACTGATCGGCGGTGACGGGAAGTCGATGGAATATGAGGTCGAGAAAGTCGAGTGGCGTGATTATGCCCACGTCCCATTTGAGCCGTTCCAAGACGATTAGTTCCATTTtctgcaaaggaaaagaaaaggcgaaattAGCGAAGCCCCCTCGGCGAAGCGCGGGGGCTTCGGTTCATTCATTTTGCCGACCACGTGGTGGTCGTAATGTCGATTTGCATGTCGTGGCCTTACTGTCAACTGTTGCGGCGTGAACGCGCCGTCTGATTGATAGCAGAGTCGTTCGATCGATAGCGGGCACGTTTGGGCGAGTTTGCTGGCGAGAAAAAGGCACGCGGCGGCGGTCAATTGGAGGTATTTTCGCTCGATGTATTGCTGGCTGAGCACGCGGTCGAGCAAGTTCACTGATAAGGGCAGGAGGATGTCTTCGCTCTTGCACTCGTCGCAGATCTACGTTCGTAGACAAAAGGCTTGGTTAACGCTACGGCAGGTTTCACATTTGGCAATTTCCTGTCTGCAAGCCCGACAGAGTTCAAAAATGTTACAAGGCGGACATATTTTCGCACTATCTCAATTTTAGTCAAGTATGCGGAGGCGGGCGGCGGCACGCAGCCCCCCAGCCGATCGGCGTTGAAGCTCGAACGACAGGAGCACGCGACGCGAACAAAGACTCATGGAGCATCTTACGTGGCCGGCAAAATGACCCAAACAGAGAACGCATGCTaggcgcgcgcgcgtagACTCCCCCAATAGCTCGCTAATTCTTTCGGTTTCTCGCCATTCGAATCAATAGTTAGGAACAAACATGATCGGTCGATCGGGGAGCCGTGGGAAAGCCGCCACGAGAATTGTACCTTGACAAAACAAGGAATTCCCGCGCAGTGTGGAAAGTCTGGTCTGCGCGCGCGGGAACCGAGGTGTCGAAGACGCGTCGCGCCGTTGTGAAATCGACAACGAAATCGGCGCGAAATTAACGCGACGcgccttctttttttagtgcCATACAGAAACGTACCTGTACCTGCATCATCCAATCAACGAGAAGTCGTCGCGTGTCTTCGTTCATTTCGCCACGCTGCACGATTTCGAGATAGTTGGGGTTAGGCAGAACGTTCTCCTCCGATCGTAGTAGGTTCTCGAGTACGCGCGGATCGCTGGCGAACGCTCGATCCGGCCGCGTGCGACGCCGCTGTGCCGTTCCTTCCGCGCAGCAGAGCAACGCTGCGCCGTCCATTTCTCCACCTCGCGATTGCGCGCGTCAGACGATGTAGCGATAGGGGAAACGAAATCGCGCGGGCCGGCGAGGAGGGCGGCGGTCGGGCGGTCGGGCGCGCGGCCTGGCAACTGGCGCACAACAGAACGCACCAagcgaatgaatgaatggAACTGCCCAGCTGGATTGATGAGAGTACAGCCCACTTGAAATTCCTTTAGGGTACACTCACGCCCCCTGAGCGTTGTAGGTCAAAACTTCTATTTTGGGCTACTAATGTCATGGACGTACGTTGCTAGAGGTCTAACTTCGTTATCGAGGACGAACGTTGAAGAGGAGAGAGCGTCTGTCAGCCGAGTGTTGCTGGAGCACCACTTCGCGTTTTTCGCGGCGCGCCGGCGCTTGCGAGACTGGGTGAGATGCGGCTGGGAATTCCTTTGTAGAGCCGAATTGACGGGTGGGGCGGGgtcgtgcacgtgcactTAGAAGAGG from Oscarella lobularis chromosome 11, ooOscLobu1.1, whole genome shotgun sequence includes the following:
- the LOC136192772 gene encoding uncharacterized protein; this translates as MATPERLSPVRRCLFERATQSETDDYLDEELRRISEHKNATWNFDFKKDQPQPGAWQWERIDVATNATTTDIKPSVGEIAARPDDKAPAPAVVAVTESRPSPRRSDRQRNAREGCDGDETTASRRGTLALSTTVERRRSPRRRKATADAATETTTNNGDIRACMPVVKRPRTRADARASRKKIPAPVRKSPRFSTLNK
- the LOC136192768 gene encoding G1/S-specific cyclin-D3-like isoform X1 — translated: MDGAALLCCAEGTAQRRRTRPDRAFASDPRVLENLLRSEENVLPNPNYLEIVQRGEMNEDTRRLLVDWMMQVQICDECKSEDILLPLSVNLLDRVLSQQYIERKYLQLTAAACLFLASKLAQTCPLSIERLCYQSDGAFTPQQLTKMELIVLERLKWDVGIITPLDFLDLIFHRLPVTADQLLVIRKHATTLVTLTCFEYRFIMHPPSTIAAAAVCAAVDGMKMSMMDRLDPVDVIHELTHIDKDFIVACRNQIEEALRRQLSSIGSSSGGSGSGSGTSRISRGDENKENNLPDTDTPTYALQTF
- the LOC136192768 gene encoding G1/S-specific cyclin-D3-like isoform X2 — translated: MDGAALLCCAEGTAQRRRTRPDRAFASDPRVLENLLRSEENVLPNPNYLEIVQRGEMNEDTRRLLVDWMMQICDECKSEDILLPLSVNLLDRVLSQQYIERKYLQLTAAACLFLASKLAQTCPLSIERLCYQSDGAFTPQQLTKMELIVLERLKWDVGIITPLDFLDLIFHRLPVTADQLLVIRKHATTLVTLTCFEYRFIMHPPSTIAAAAVCAAVDGMKMSMMDRLDPVDVIHELTHIDKDFIVACRNQIEEALRRQLSSIGSSSGGSGSGSGTSRISRGDENKENNLPDTDTPTYALQTF